In Pseudomonas oryzicola, one DNA window encodes the following:
- the rplI gene encoding 50S ribosomal protein L9: MELILLEKVANLGNLGDKVKVKAGYGRNFLLPFGKATVANAANLAAFEERRAELEKAAADKKASAESRAAQLAELEVTITATAGDEGKLFGSIGTHDIADALTASGVEVAKAEVRLPNGTIRQVGEYDVAVHLHSDVEATVRVVVVAA, from the coding sequence ATGGAACTGATCCTGCTGGAAAAAGTCGCTAACCTGGGCAACCTGGGCGACAAAGTAAAAGTTAAGGCTGGTTACGGCCGTAACTTCCTGCTGCCATTCGGCAAGGCCACCGTTGCCAACGCCGCCAACCTGGCTGCGTTCGAAGAGCGTCGCGCCGAGCTGGAAAAAGCAGCTGCTGACAAGAAAGCTTCGGCTGAAAGCCGCGCTGCCCAACTGGCCGAGCTGGAAGTGACCATCACTGCCACCGCTGGCGACGAAGGCAAGCTGTTCGGTTCGATCGGCACCCACGACATCGCTGACGCCCTGACCGCCTCCGGCGTTGAAGTGGCCAAGGCTGAAGTTCGTCTGCCGAACGGCACCATCCGTCAGGTTGGCGAATACGACGTAGCCGTGCACCTGCACAGCGACGTTGAAGCCACCGTACGTGTGGTCGTCGTAGCTGCCTAA
- the dnaB gene encoding replicative DNA helicase: MNEITTPEQLDLQTAALKVPPHSIEAEQAVLGGLMLDNNAWERVLDQVSDGDFYRHDHRLIFRAVHKLADANQPFDVVTLHEQLDKEGLSSQVGGLAYLAELAKNTPSVANIKAYAAIIRERATLRQLISISTDIADNAFNPQGRNAEEILDDAERQIFQIAEARPKTGGPVGVNELLTMAIDRIDTLFNSDSDITGVSTGFTDLDEKTSGLQPADLIIVAGRPSMGKTTFAMNLVENAVLRTDKAVLVFSLEMPGESLIMRMLSSLGRIDQTKVRSGQLDDDDWPRLTSAVNLLNDRKLFIDDTAGISPSEMRARTRRLAREHGEIAMIMVDYLQLMQIPGSAGDNRTNEISEISRSLKALAKEFNCPVIALSQLNRSLEQRPNKRPVNSDLRESGAIEQDADVIMFVYRDEVYHPETEHKGVAEIIIGKQRNGPIGFVRLAFIGKYTRFENLAPGMYNFDDDE; the protein is encoded by the coding sequence ATGAACGAGATCACCACCCCCGAACAGCTTGACCTGCAAACCGCAGCCCTGAAGGTGCCGCCGCATTCCATCGAGGCCGAACAGGCCGTGCTCGGTGGCCTGATGCTGGATAACAACGCCTGGGAGCGGGTACTGGACCAGGTCTCGGACGGCGATTTCTACCGGCATGACCATCGCCTGATCTTCCGTGCCGTGCACAAGCTGGCTGACGCCAACCAGCCCTTCGACGTGGTCACGCTGCATGAGCAGCTGGACAAGGAAGGCCTGTCCTCGCAGGTCGGTGGCCTGGCATACCTGGCGGAACTGGCCAAGAACACTCCGTCGGTAGCCAACATCAAGGCCTACGCCGCGATCATTCGCGAGCGTGCCACCCTGCGTCAGCTGATCAGCATCAGTACCGACATCGCCGACAATGCATTCAACCCGCAAGGGCGCAATGCCGAAGAAATCCTTGACGACGCCGAGCGGCAGATTTTCCAGATCGCCGAGGCGCGCCCGAAAACCGGCGGCCCGGTAGGGGTCAACGAACTGTTGACCATGGCCATTGACCGTATCGACACGCTGTTCAACTCCGACAGCGATATCACCGGTGTTTCCACCGGCTTCACCGACCTGGACGAGAAGACCAGCGGCCTGCAGCCGGCCGACCTGATCATCGTTGCCGGCCGTCCGTCGATGGGCAAGACCACCTTCGCCATGAACCTGGTGGAGAACGCCGTACTGCGTACCGACAAGGCGGTGCTGGTGTTCTCGCTCGAGATGCCAGGTGAGTCGCTGATCATGCGTATGTTGTCGTCGCTGGGCCGTATCGACCAGACCAAGGTGCGTTCCGGCCAGCTGGACGACGACGACTGGCCGCGCCTGACTTCGGCAGTGAACCTGCTCAACGACCGCAAGCTGTTCATCGACGATACCGCCGGCATCAGCCCTTCTGAAATGCGCGCGCGCACCCGGCGCCTGGCCCGTGAGCACGGCGAAATCGCCATGATCATGGTCGACTACCTGCAGCTGATGCAGATCCCCGGTTCGGCCGGTGACAACCGTACCAACGAGATCTCCGAGATCTCCCGCTCGCTCAAGGCCCTGGCCAAGGAGTTCAACTGCCCGGTCATCGCCCTGTCGCAGCTGAACCGTTCCCTGGAACAGCGGCCGAACAAGCGCCCGGTGAACTCCGACTTGCGTGAGTCCGGTGCGATCGAGCAGGACGCCGACGTGATCATGTTCGTCTATCGCGACGAGGTGTATCACCCCGAGACCGAGCACAAGGGCGTTGCGGAAATCATCATCGGTAAACAGCGTAACGGCCCCATCGGCTTCGTACGCCTGGCCTTCATCGGCAAGTACACCCGCTTCGAGAATCTTGCGCCGGGCATGTACAACTTCGACGACGACGAATAA
- a CDS encoding YgiQ family radical SAM protein encodes MQAAKPLYDYPKYWAECFGPAPFLPMSREEMDLLGWDSCDIIIVTGDAYVDHPSFGMAIIGRLLEAQGFRVGIIAQPNWQSKDDFMKLGEPNLFFGVAAGNMDSMINRYTADKKIRSDDAYTPGGLAGKRPDRASLVYSQRCKEAYKHVPIVLGGIEASLRRIAHYDYWQDKVRHSILIDASADILLFGNAERAVVEVAQRLANGEKIESITDVRGTAFVRRDTPEGWYEIDSTRIDRPGRVDKIINPYVNTQDTQACAIEQAKGEVEDPNEAKVVQILDSPRMTRDKSVIRLPSFEKVRNDPVLYAHANRVLHLETNPGNARALVQKHGEVDVWFNPPPIPMTTEEMDYVFGMPYARVPHPAYGKERIPAYEMIRFSVNIMRGCFGGCTFCSITEHEGRIIQNRSHESILHEIEEMRDKVPGFTGVVSDLGGPTANMYRIACKSPDIEKHCRKPSCVFPGICENLNTDHSSLIELYRKARALPGVKKILIASGLRYDLAVESPEYVKELVTHHVGGYLKIAPEHTERGPLDKMMKPGIGTYDRFKRMFEKFSKEAGKEQYLIPYFIAAHPGTTDEDMMNLALWLKGNGFRADQVQAFYPSPMASATAMYHSGKNPLRKVTYKSEGVEIVKSEEQRRLHKAFLRYHDPKGWPMLREALQRMGRADLIGPGKHQLIPLHQPQTDSYQSARRKNSTPAGSHKVGKEQKILTQHTGLPPRGSDGSKPWDKREKAKAEAFARNQQAAKERKEAGKGGKGNKKPRQPVIPR; translated from the coding sequence ATGCAAGCAGCCAAACCACTCTACGACTATCCCAAGTACTGGGCCGAATGCTTCGGGCCGGCACCTTTCCTGCCGATGAGCAGGGAGGAGATGGATCTGCTCGGCTGGGATTCCTGCGACATCATCATCGTGACCGGCGATGCCTACGTCGACCACCCATCGTTCGGCATGGCCATCATCGGCCGCCTGCTGGAGGCCCAGGGTTTCCGCGTAGGGATCATCGCCCAGCCGAACTGGCAGTCGAAGGACGACTTCATGAAGCTCGGCGAGCCGAACCTGTTCTTCGGCGTGGCTGCGGGCAACATGGACTCCATGATCAACCGCTACACCGCGGACAAGAAGATCCGTTCCGATGACGCCTACACCCCCGGCGGCCTGGCCGGCAAGCGCCCGGACCGGGCCAGCCTGGTCTACAGCCAGCGCTGCAAGGAAGCCTACAAGCACGTGCCGATCGTGCTGGGTGGCATCGAAGCGTCGCTGCGCCGTATCGCCCACTACGACTACTGGCAGGACAAGGTCCGCCACTCGATCCTGATCGACGCCAGCGCCGACATTTTGCTGTTCGGCAACGCCGAGCGCGCAGTGGTTGAAGTGGCTCAGCGCCTGGCCAACGGCGAGAAGATCGAGAGCATCACCGACGTGCGCGGTACTGCCTTCGTGCGCCGCGACACCCCCGAGGGCTGGTACGAGATCGATTCCACGCGCATCGACCGCCCGGGCCGCGTGGACAAGATCATCAACCCCTACGTGAACACCCAGGACACCCAGGCCTGTGCCATCGAGCAGGCCAAGGGCGAGGTCGAAGACCCGAACGAAGCCAAGGTGGTGCAGATCCTCGATAGCCCGCGCATGACCCGCGATAAATCGGTTATCCGCCTGCCGTCGTTCGAGAAGGTGCGTAACGACCCGGTGCTGTATGCCCACGCCAACCGTGTGCTGCACCTGGAAACCAACCCCGGTAACGCCCGCGCCCTGGTGCAGAAGCATGGTGAAGTGGATGTGTGGTTCAACCCACCACCCATCCCCATGACCACCGAGGAAATGGACTACGTGTTCGGCATGCCTTACGCCCGCGTGCCGCACCCGGCCTATGGCAAGGAGCGCATTCCGGCCTACGAGATGATCCGGTTCTCGGTGAACATCATGCGCGGTTGCTTCGGTGGCTGCACCTTCTGCTCGATCACCGAGCACGAAGGCCGCATCATCCAGAACCGTTCGCACGAATCGATCCTGCACGAGATCGAGGAGATGCGCGACAAGGTGCCGGGCTTCACTGGCGTGGTCTCCGACCTAGGCGGCCCGACCGCCAACATGTACCGCATCGCCTGCAAGAGCCCTGACATCGAGAAGCACTGCCGCAAGCCGTCGTGCGTGTTCCCGGGTATCTGCGAGAACCTCAACACCGACCACAGCTCGCTGATCGAGCTGTATCGCAAGGCACGTGCCCTGCCGGGGGTGAAGAAGATCCTGATTGCCTCGGGCCTGCGCTACGACCTGGCCGTGGAGTCGCCGGAGTACGTCAAGGAGCTGGTCACCCACCATGTCGGTGGTTACCTGAAGATTGCCCCGGAGCACACCGAGCGTGGCCCGCTGGACAAGATGATGAAGCCGGGCATCGGTACCTACGACCGCTTCAAGCGCATGTTCGAGAAGTTCTCGAAAGAGGCGGGTAAAGAGCAGTACCTGATCCCATATTTCATCGCTGCGCACCCAGGCACCACCGACGAAGACATGATGAACCTGGCCCTGTGGCTGAAGGGCAACGGCTTCCGTGCCGACCAGGTGCAGGCGTTCTACCCGTCGCCGATGGCTTCGGCCACGGCCATGTACCACTCGGGCAAGAACCCGCTGCGCAAGGTGACCTACAAGAGCGAAGGCGTGGAAATCGTCAAGAGCGAGGAGCAGCGTCGCCTGCACAAGGCGTTCCTGCGCTACCACGACCCGAAGGGTTGGCCGATGCTGCGTGAAGCGCTGCAGCGCATGGGCCGCGCCGACCTGATCGGGCCGGGCAAGCATCAGCTGATCCCGCTGCACCAGCCGCAGACTGACAGCTACCAGAGCGCGCGTCGCAAGAACTCGACCCCGGCGGGTAGCCACAAGGTGGGCAAGGAGCAGAAGATCCTTACCCAGCACACCGGCCTGCCGCCGCGTGGCAGTGATGGCAGCAAGCCGTGGGACAAGCGCGAAAAGGCCAAGGCCGAGGCGTTTGCACGTAACCAGCAGGCCGCCAAGGAGCGCAAGGAAGCGGGCAAGGGTGGCAAGGGCAACAAGAAGCCGCGTCAGCCAGTCATTCCGCGCTGA
- a CDS encoding TIGR00730 family Rossman fold protein, with amino-acid sequence MPVRSVCVFCGASIGANPAYREAAVALGQAIARRGLTLVYGGGAVGLMGTVADAAMAAGGEVIGVIPESLMNAEIGHKGLSRLEVVDGMHARKARMAELSDAFIALPGGLGTLEELFEVWTWGQLGYHAKPLGLLDVNSFYEKLGGFLDHIVAEGFVRPQHRAMLLLAQQPDELLDGMESFVAPVAPKWVDKKPD; translated from the coding sequence ATGCCCGTACGTTCCGTTTGTGTGTTCTGCGGCGCCAGCATCGGCGCCAACCCTGCTTATCGTGAAGCAGCCGTCGCGTTGGGCCAGGCGATTGCCCGCCGCGGCCTGACCCTGGTCTATGGCGGTGGCGCGGTTGGCCTGATGGGCACCGTCGCCGACGCGGCCATGGCGGCCGGGGGCGAAGTGATCGGGGTCATCCCGGAAAGCCTGATGAATGCCGAAATCGGCCACAAAGGCCTCAGCCGCCTGGAAGTGGTCGACGGCATGCACGCGCGCAAGGCACGCATGGCCGAGCTGAGCGATGCCTTCATTGCCCTGCCGGGTGGGCTGGGCACGCTGGAAGAGTTGTTCGAAGTATGGACCTGGGGGCAACTGGGCTATCACGCCAAGCCGCTGGGCCTGCTCGATGTGAATAGTTTTTATGAAAAGCTCGGCGGGTTCCTCGACCATATCGTCGCAGAAGGTTTCGTGCGCCCACAGCATCGGGCGATGTTGCTGCTGGCGCAGCAACCGGACGAACTACTGGACGGGATGGAGAGCTTCGTCGCGCCGGTGGCACCGAAGTGGGTCGACAAGAAGCCTGACTGA
- the azu gene encoding azurin, with product MFAKAVAVSLLTLASASVFAAECSVTVDSTDQMSYNTKEITVDKSCKEFTVKLTHSGNLPKNVMGHNLVISKTADMQGIATEGMSQGLDKDYIKADNAAIIAHTKMIGAPEKETEVKFDPSKLEAGGDYSFFCTFPGHISMMKGKVVVK from the coding sequence ATGTTTGCGAAAGCTGTAGCGGTATCCCTGCTGACCCTCGCCAGCGCGTCTGTCTTCGCAGCCGAGTGCTCGGTGACTGTCGACTCGACCGATCAGATGTCCTACAACACCAAGGAAATCACCGTCGATAAGAGCTGCAAGGAGTTCACCGTCAAACTGACCCACTCCGGCAACCTGCCGAAGAACGTCATGGGCCACAACCTGGTGATCAGCAAGACAGCTGACATGCAGGGCATTGCCACCGAAGGCATGAGCCAAGGTCTGGACAAGGACTACATCAAGGCTGATAACGCCGCGATCATCGCCCACACCAAGATGATCGGTGCGCCTGAGAAGGAAACCGAAGTGAAGTTCGACCCTTCCAAACTGGAAGCCGGTGGTGACTACAGCTTCTTCTGCACCTTCCCGGGCCACATCTCGATGATGAAGGGCAAGGTCGTCGTCAAGTAA
- the nadE gene encoding ammonia-dependent NAD(+) synthetase: protein MQAVQQEIAQALKVQPPFADAAALEAEVARRVAFIKDCLANARLKTLVLGISGGVDSLTAALLAQRAINELRAETGDKAYTFIAVRLPYHVQHDEHDAQACLEVIRADEVHTIDIAPAVKALAGEVEELKNGSPTLVDFVVGNVKARTRMIAQYTLAGARGGLVIGTDHAAEAVMGFFTKFGDGACDLAPLSGLVKNQVRAIARSFGAPESLVEKVPTADLEDLEPGKPDEASHGVTYQQIDAFLHGEPVSQEAFDIIVATYRKTQHKREMPFAP, encoded by the coding sequence ATGCAAGCGGTTCAGCAAGAGATTGCCCAGGCGCTGAAGGTACAGCCGCCGTTCGCCGACGCCGCCGCGCTCGAGGCCGAAGTCGCCCGGCGTGTGGCGTTCATCAAGGATTGCCTGGCCAACGCCCGGCTCAAGACCCTGGTGCTGGGCATCAGCGGTGGCGTCGACTCGCTGACCGCCGCCCTGCTCGCCCAACGTGCCATCAACGAGTTGCGAGCCGAAACCGGTGACAAGGCCTATACCTTCATCGCGGTGCGCCTGCCGTATCACGTCCAGCATGACGAGCATGACGCCCAGGCGTGCCTGGAGGTGATCAGGGCCGATGAAGTGCACACCATCGATATCGCCCCAGCGGTAAAAGCCCTGGCTGGCGAAGTAGAGGAACTGAAGAACGGTTCACCGACCTTGGTGGATTTCGTTGTCGGTAACGTCAAGGCGCGCACGCGCATGATCGCCCAGTACACCCTGGCCGGTGCACGCGGGGGCCTGGTGATCGGTACCGACCACGCTGCCGAAGCAGTAATGGGCTTCTTTACCAAGTTCGGCGATGGGGCTTGCGACCTGGCACCGCTGAGTGGCCTGGTGAAAAACCAGGTGCGGGCGATTGCGCGCAGCTTTGGTGCGCCGGAATCACTGGTGGAGAAGGTGCCGACCGCAGACCTGGAAGACCTGGAGCCGGGCAAGCCGGATGAAGCGTCCCATGGCGTGACCTACCAGCAGATCGACGCTTTCCTGCATGGCGAGCCGGTGAGCCAGGAGGCGTTCGACATCATCGTCGCCACCTACCGCAAGACCCAGCACAAGCGTGAAATGCCGTTCGCCCCATAA
- the pncB gene encoding nicotinate phosphoribosyltransferase: MSESAFAERIVHNLLDTDFYKLTMMQGVLHNYPDADVEWEFRCRNGEDLRPYLGEIRNQLEKLGDLTLDDGQLAFLERISFLKPDFLRFLRLFRFNLRYVRLGIEHDQLFLRLKGPWLHVILFEVPLLAIISEVRNRNLHPRMRLAEARDQLYRKFDWLRAHASAEELAELQVADFGTRRRFSSRVQEEVVGVLRDDFPARFVGTSNVHLAWKLDIKPLGTMAHEWIMAHQQLGPRLIDSQIAALDCWVREYRGLLGIALTDCITMDAFLGDFDLYFAKLFDGLRHDSGEPVAWAEKAIAHYQKLGIDPMTKTLVFSDGLNLPRSLEIFRALRGRINVSFGIGTNLTCDIPGVVPMNIVLKMTDCNGAPVAKISDEAAKTQCRDENFVAYMRHVFKVPSKE; encoded by the coding sequence ATGAGCGAGAGCGCATTCGCCGAGCGCATCGTGCACAACCTGCTCGACACCGACTTCTACAAACTCACGATGATGCAGGGCGTGCTGCACAATTACCCGGACGCCGACGTCGAATGGGAATTTCGCTGCCGCAACGGCGAGGACCTGCGGCCTTATCTTGGCGAGATCCGCAACCAGCTGGAGAAGCTCGGCGACCTCACCCTGGATGACGGCCAGTTGGCCTTCCTGGAACGCATCAGCTTTCTCAAGCCGGACTTCCTGCGCTTTCTGCGCCTGTTCCGCTTCAACCTGCGTTACGTGCGCCTGGGGATAGAGCACGATCAACTGTTCCTGCGCCTGAAAGGCCCGTGGCTGCATGTGATTCTGTTCGAAGTGCCATTACTGGCGATCATCAGCGAAGTGCGCAACCGCAACCTGCACCCACGCATGCGCCTTGCCGAAGCCCGCGACCAGCTGTACCGCAAGTTCGACTGGCTGCGCGCGCATGCCAGCGCCGAGGAACTGGCCGAGCTGCAAGTGGCCGACTTCGGCACCCGCCGGCGCTTTTCCAGCCGGGTGCAGGAGGAGGTCGTCGGCGTACTGCGCGACGACTTCCCGGCCCGCTTCGTCGGCACCAGCAACGTCCACCTGGCATGGAAACTGGATATCAAGCCGCTGGGCACCATGGCCCACGAGTGGATCATGGCCCACCAACAACTCGGCCCGCGGCTGATCGACAGCCAGATCGCCGCGCTCGACTGTTGGGTACGCGAGTACCGCGGCCTGCTCGGCATCGCCCTGACCGACTGCATTACCATGGATGCCTTCCTCGGCGATTTCGACCTGTACTTCGCCAAGCTGTTCGACGGTTTGCGCCATGACTCCGGCGAACCGGTGGCCTGGGCAGAAAAGGCCATAGCCCATTACCAGAAACTGGGTATCGACCCGATGACCAAGACCCTGGTGTTCTCCGATGGTCTCAACCTGCCCCGTTCACTGGAAATCTTCCGCGCCCTGCGCGGTCGCATCAACGTGAGCTTTGGCATCGGTACCAATCTCACTTGCGACATCCCGGGCGTGGTACCGATGAACATCGTGCTTAAAATGACCGACTGTAACGGCGCGCCAGTGGCAAAGATTTCCGACGAAGCCGCCAAGACCCAATGCCGCGACGAGAACTTCGTCGCCTATATGCGCCACGTATTCAAAGTCCCCAGCAAGGAGTAA
- a CDS encoding branched-chain amino acid ABC transporter substrate-binding protein, producing the protein MSQTFYKKGFLALAVATALGVSSYVQADVKIGVAGPMTGANAAFGEQYMKGAQAAADKINAAGGVNGEKIVLVKGDDACEPKQAVAVANRLVDQDKVIGVVGHFCSSNTIPASEVYDEAGVIAITPGSTNPQVTERGLSAMFRMCGRDDQQGIVAGDYIVDVLKGKKVAVLHDKDTYGQGLADATKAQLEKRGVKPVLYEGLTRGEKDFSAVVTKIRSTGADVVYFGGLHPEAGPLVRQLREQGLKDVKFMSDDGIVTDELVSTAGGAQYVDGVYMTFGADPRLLPDSKAVVEEFRKNGTEPEGYTLYAYASLQALAAAFNGAKSNKGEAAAEWLKANPVQTVMGEKKWDKKGDLTVSDYVVYQWDAQGKYHQLEKQK; encoded by the coding sequence ATGTCGCAGACGTTTTACAAGAAAGGTTTCCTGGCTCTGGCCGTAGCTACGGCACTGGGTGTTTCTTCGTATGTTCAGGCCGACGTCAAGATCGGCGTAGCGGGCCCGATGACCGGGGCAAACGCAGCGTTTGGCGAGCAGTACATGAAAGGTGCGCAAGCAGCGGCCGACAAGATCAACGCCGCCGGTGGCGTGAATGGCGAGAAGATTGTCCTGGTCAAGGGCGATGACGCCTGCGAACCGAAGCAGGCCGTGGCCGTGGCCAACCGCCTGGTCGACCAGGACAAGGTGATCGGCGTGGTCGGCCACTTCTGTTCTTCCAATACCATCCCGGCTTCCGAGGTGTACGACGAGGCTGGTGTCATCGCCATCACCCCAGGCTCTACCAACCCGCAGGTGACCGAGCGCGGTCTTTCTGCGATGTTCCGCATGTGTGGGCGTGACGACCAGCAGGGGATCGTCGCTGGCGACTACATCGTCGACGTGCTCAAGGGCAAGAAGGTCGCGGTGTTGCACGACAAGGACACCTATGGCCAAGGCCTGGCCGACGCGACCAAGGCGCAGCTGGAAAAGCGCGGTGTCAAGCCGGTGCTGTACGAAGGCCTGACCCGTGGCGAGAAGGACTTCAGCGCCGTGGTCACCAAGATCCGCTCCACTGGTGCCGACGTGGTGTACTTCGGTGGCCTGCACCCGGAAGCCGGCCCGCTGGTGCGCCAGCTGCGCGAACAGGGCCTGAAGGACGTCAAGTTCATGTCCGATGACGGCATCGTCACCGACGAACTGGTGTCCACCGCAGGCGGCGCGCAATACGTCGACGGCGTGTACATGACCTTCGGTGCCGACCCGCGCCTGCTGCCGGACAGCAAGGCGGTGGTGGAGGAATTCCGCAAGAATGGCACCGAGCCTGAAGGCTACACCCTGTACGCCTACGCCTCGCTGCAGGCCCTGGCTGCCGCGTTCAACGGCGCCAAGTCGAACAAGGGCGAAGCGGCTGCCGAGTGGCTCAAGGCCAACCCGGTGCAGACCGTCATGGGCGAGAAGAAGTGGGACAAGAAGGGTGACCTGACCGTGTCCGACTATGTGGTCTACCAGTGGGATGCCCAAGGCAAGTACCACCAGCTGGAAAAACAAAAATAA
- a CDS encoding ABC transporter permease subunit, giving the protein MDGIFLQQLVNGLTLGSVYGLIAIGYTMVYGIIGMINFAHGEVYMISAYLAAISLALLAYFGIESFPLLMLGTLLFTIVVTGVYGFTIERIAYKPLRNSTRLAPLISAIGISLILQNYAQISQGARQQGVPTLLEGAWRVEVGTGFVQLTYTKIFILVAAFVGMGLLTYVIKYTKLGRMCRATQQDRKMASILGINTDRVISYVFVIGAVMAALAGVLITMNYGTFDFYAGFIIGIKAFTAAVLGGIGSLPGAMLGGIILGISESLFSGLINSDYKDVFSFSLLVMILIFRPQGLLGRPLVAKV; this is encoded by the coding sequence ATGGATGGTATTTTCCTGCAGCAACTGGTCAACGGCCTGACCCTCGGGTCGGTCTATGGCCTGATCGCCATCGGCTACACAATGGTCTATGGCATTATCGGCATGATCAACTTCGCGCACGGCGAGGTGTACATGATTTCCGCGTACCTCGCGGCAATCAGCCTGGCATTGCTGGCTTACTTCGGTATCGAGTCGTTTCCCCTGCTGATGCTGGGCACCCTGTTGTTCACCATCGTCGTCACCGGCGTGTACGGCTTCACCATTGAACGCATCGCCTACAAACCCCTGCGCAACTCCACCCGCCTGGCACCACTGATCAGCGCCATCGGCATTTCGCTGATCCTGCAGAACTACGCGCAGATCAGCCAGGGCGCCCGCCAGCAAGGCGTGCCAACCCTGCTCGAAGGCGCCTGGCGCGTCGAAGTGGGCACCGGCTTCGTGCAACTGACCTACACCAAGATCTTCATCCTGGTGGCCGCCTTCGTGGGCATGGGCCTGCTCACCTACGTGATCAAGTACACCAAGCTCGGCCGCATGTGCCGGGCCACCCAGCAAGACCGCAAGATGGCCTCGATCCTGGGCATCAATACCGACCGGGTGATCTCCTACGTGTTCGTCATCGGTGCGGTGATGGCCGCCCTGGCTGGCGTGCTGATCACCATGAACTACGGCACCTTCGACTTCTACGCCGGCTTCATCATCGGCATCAAGGCGTTCACCGCTGCGGTGCTCGGCGGTATCGGCTCGCTGCCTGGCGCCATGCTCGGCGGGATCATCCTGGGTATTTCCGAGTCGCTGTTCTCTGGCCTGATCAACTCCGACTACAAGGACGTGTTCAGCTTCTCGCTGCTGGTGATGATCCTTATCTTCCGCCCACAAGGCCTGCTGGGTCGCCCGCTCGTGGCTAAGGTGTGA
- the livM gene encoding high-affinity branched-chain amino acid ABC transporter permease LivM, whose amino-acid sequence MSIAKTAAVPETKGFDLKRSLLETIVAGLLALIVFGPVVGVVLDGYSFNAEPRRVAWLVGGVMLGRFLLSLYLQTAAGTRMLQGFESGGSGVHVRAPDYVSRLRYIIPALVVIAIVFPIFANKYLLTVVILGLIYVLLGLGLNIVVGLAGLLDLGYVAFYAIGAYGLALGYQYLGLGFWSVLPLAAIAAALAGCILGFPVLRMHGDYLAIVTLGFGEIIRLVLNNWLSFTGGPNGMPAPSPTFFGLEFGRRAKDGGVPIHEFFGFEYNANLKFVFIYAVLFMVVLAVLYIKHRLTRMPVGRAWEALREDEIACRSMGLNHVLVKLSAFTLGASTAGLAGVFFATYQGFVNPSSFTFFESALILAIVVLGGMGSTVGVVIAAFVLTVAPELLRSFSEYRVLLFGVLMVLMMIWRPRGLIRISRTGVTPRKGVAP is encoded by the coding sequence ATGTCCATTGCCAAAACTGCCGCTGTTCCCGAAACCAAGGGTTTCGACCTTAAACGCAGCCTGCTGGAGACCATCGTCGCCGGCTTGCTGGCACTCATCGTGTTTGGCCCGGTCGTCGGCGTGGTCCTCGATGGCTACAGCTTCAATGCCGAGCCGCGTCGCGTGGCCTGGCTGGTCGGTGGGGTGATGCTGGGGCGCTTCCTGCTCAGCCTGTACCTGCAGACCGCCGCCGGCACCCGCATGCTGCAGGGCTTCGAAAGCGGTGGCTCGGGCGTGCATGTGCGCGCGCCGGACTACGTGTCGCGCCTGCGCTACATCATCCCGGCGCTGGTGGTGATTGCCATCGTCTTCCCGATCTTCGCCAACAAGTACCTGTTGACCGTGGTCATCCTTGGCCTGATCTACGTGCTGCTCGGCCTCGGCCTGAACATCGTGGTCGGCCTGGCCGGCCTGCTCGACCTCGGCTACGTGGCGTTCTATGCCATCGGCGCCTACGGCCTGGCGCTGGGCTACCAGTACCTCGGCCTGGGCTTCTGGAGCGTGCTGCCCCTGGCGGCCATCGCAGCGGCGCTGGCGGGCTGCATCCTCGGCTTCCCGGTGCTGCGGATGCACGGTGATTATCTGGCGATCGTGACCCTGGGCTTCGGTGAGATCATCCGCCTGGTACTGAACAACTGGCTGTCGTTCACCGGTGGCCCGAACGGCATGCCGGCACCGTCGCCGACCTTCTTCGGCCTGGAGTTCGGCCGCCGGGCCAAGGACGGTGGGGTACCGATCCACGAGTTCTTCGGCTTCGAATACAACGCCAACCTCAAGTTCGTGTTCATCTACGCCGTGCTGTTCATGGTCGTGCTGGCCGTGCTGTACATCAAGCACCGCTTGACCCGCATGCCGGTCGGCCGCGCCTGGGAAGCGCTGCGCGAGGACGAGATCGCTTGCCGCTCGATGGGCCTGAACCATGTGTTGGTGAAACTCTCGGCGTTTACCCTGGGCGCCTCCACTGCTGGCCTGGCGGGGGTGTTCTTCGCGACCTACCAGGGCTTCGTCAACCCGTCGTCGTTCACCTTCTTCGAGTCGGCACTGATTCTTGCCATCGTCGTGCTCGGCGGCATGGGCTCGACCGTGGGCGTGGTGATCGCGGCTTTCGTCCTGACCGTGGCGCCGGAGCTGCTGCGCAGCTTCTCGGAATACCGGGTGCTGCTGTTCGGTGTGCTCATGGTGTTGATGATGATCTGGCGACCGCGAGGGCTGATCCGCATCAGCCGTACCGGTGTGACCCCGCGTAAAGGAGTGGCGCCATGA